In one Thermomicrobiales bacterium genomic region, the following are encoded:
- a CDS encoding NAD(P)-dependent glycerol-3-phosphate dehydrogenase produces MSNISPVAVIGAGAWGTTLAVHLSTVGASVRLVARTEGHADELRSTRANARLLPGVALPDSLTITSSVHLALEDAAYVFVVVPSQVVRIVAESMVNSLASTAIVVSCAKGLERSTLARMSEVISTAASHPAEHIAVLSGPNLSGEIASGLPASAVVASTGRAAAQRVQSLLSSPSFRIYTSEDVVGVELGGALKNVIALGAGVGDGLGLGQNAKAAFITRGLAELSRLGVAMGANPMTFGGLSGLGDLIATCASPLSRNRTFGQLLSEGLAPDEAMARIGHVVEGATTAYAMVNLGREHGVSAPIADAVVAVLDGDASVTDVIQRLLSREHRPELDDAEL; encoded by the coding sequence ATGTCAAACATCTCACCGGTCGCCGTCATCGGCGCGGGAGCCTGGGGAACGACGCTGGCCGTCCATCTCAGCACCGTTGGAGCATCTGTCCGGCTCGTGGCGCGCACCGAGGGGCACGCCGACGAGTTGCGCTCGACTCGCGCCAACGCGCGCCTGCTACCGGGCGTCGCATTGCCAGATTCCCTGACCATCACGTCGAGTGTCCATCTGGCGCTCGAAGACGCGGCTTATGTGTTCGTCGTTGTCCCGTCGCAGGTCGTCAGAATCGTAGCGGAGTCGATGGTGAACTCGCTGGCTTCGACGGCGATCGTTGTCTCGTGCGCCAAAGGGCTCGAGCGGTCGACACTGGCACGCATGAGTGAAGTCATTTCAACTGCTGCGAGCCATCCTGCCGAGCACATCGCAGTCCTGTCCGGCCCGAACCTGTCCGGGGAAATCGCGAGCGGATTGCCAGCGTCGGCGGTGGTTGCCTCGACTGGGCGCGCTGCTGCTCAGCGGGTTCAATCGCTGCTGTCGTCGCCGTCGTTTCGGATCTACACCAGCGAGGATGTCGTTGGTGTCGAGCTGGGTGGCGCGCTCAAGAACGTCATTGCGTTGGGCGCTGGCGTCGGAGATGGGCTCGGGCTGGGGCAGAACGCCAAGGCCGCGTTCATCACCCGCGGACTCGCCGAGCTCAGTCGTTTGGGCGTGGCGATGGGTGCGAATCCGATGACGTTCGGTGGCCTGAGTGGCCTGGGTGATCTCATCGCCACCTGCGCCAGCCCGCTTAGTCGCAACCGGACGTTTGGCCAACTCCTGAGCGAAGGCCTTGCGCCCGACGAAGCGATGGCACGCATCGGCCATGTCGTCGAAGGCGCAACCACCGCCTACGCGATGGTGAATCTCGGACGCGAACACGGAGTGAGCGCCCCGATTGCCGATGCCGTTGTGGCCGTCCTCGATGGTGATGCGTCAGTTACAGACGTGATTCAGCGGCTGCTCTCGCGCGAGCATCGCCCGGAACTTGATGACGCCGAACTATGA
- the fabZ gene encoding 3-hydroxyacyl-ACP dehydratase FabZ has protein sequence MLDTREIQAIIPHRYPFLLVDRILEVEYGVRAVGLKNVTANEPFFQGHFPDYPVMPGVLIIEALAQVGAVALLGMDEYRGKMAFFAGIDGVRFKRQVKPGDSLRLEVVMGRMRRGIGTGSATATVDGELAVKAELMFAVADLDATT, from the coding sequence GTGCTGGACACTCGCGAGATACAGGCGATTATCCCCCACCGCTATCCGTTTCTTCTCGTCGATCGCATTCTTGAGGTCGAATACGGCGTGCGAGCCGTGGGACTGAAGAACGTGACGGCGAACGAGCCGTTCTTTCAGGGCCACTTTCCGGACTACCCTGTCATGCCCGGCGTGCTCATTATCGAGGCGCTCGCGCAGGTCGGAGCAGTGGCGCTGCTGGGCATGGATGAATACCGCGGGAAGATGGCGTTCTTCGCCGGCATCGATGGCGTCAGATTCAAGCGCCAGGTCAAGCCGGGCGATTCGCTGCGGCTGGAAGTCGTCATGGGTCGCATGCGGCGCGGCATCGGCACCGGCTCGGCGACTGCGACGGTCGATGGCGAGCTGGCGGTGAAGGCCGAGCTCATGTTCGCGGTCGCGGATCTCGACGCCACAACATGA